The following DNA comes from Synechococcus sp. CC9616.
AAGCCGAGTGCTCGATCACCTTCAAGGCGGTGCTGTCCATGTCCTGAGCAGGATTCAAGCCTTGAAGACCCATCACAATCACATCCACATTCAACTCAGTGGCCAGAGAACAGATCTCGAGCGCTGAGCAAGCGGGCCGTTCCACGACCGCACAGGGGACTCCCACATGTTCCACAGCCGTCAGGGTCCGTTGAAGCAACTGGACAAGGCTTTCCGACAACCCTCCTTCAGCAGCGTCCTGGACTCCCACCAGCGACAGACGTGAAAGACGGGATGCGTGCTCCTCAGCGAAGCTGATCACCTTCTTAACGATTTCCAGGGCTTGGTTCCGTTGTTCGATCGGGAACAAAACGGTCTCAAACATGTCGGAGCCTCTGGCTAGGAGCACGGGTTAACCTCCTCCCGTTTTCATACCGCACGACACAACCCCATGGCGAAGCGTTCCCTGGCCAGCCTCAACGCCGGCGATCTGAAAGGCAAACGCGTCCTCGTGCGGGTTGATTTCAACGTGCCCCTCGATGACAGCGGTGCGATCACCGACGACACCCGGATTCGAGCGGCCCTGCCGACGATTCAGGACCTGATCAGCAAGGGCGCCAAAGTGATTCTCTCGGCACATTTCGGCCGTCCCAAGGGTGAGGTGAAGGAGTCGATGCGTCTGACCCCTGTGGCAGCTCGCCTCAGCGACCTGCTCAGCAAGACCGTCACCAAGACCGACAGCTGCATCGGTGCAGACGCTGAATCCAAGGTGTCTGCCATGAACGATGGCGATGTGGTGCTTCTGGAGAACGTTCGTTTCTTTGCCGAGGAGGAGAAGAACGAACCCGGCTTCGCCGAAAAGCTGGCAAGCCTGGCGGATGTCTATGTGAACGATGCCTTTGGCGCCGCCCACCGTGCCCATGCATCGACCGAAGGAGTCACCAAATACCTCAAGCCTGCTGTCGCTGGCTTCCTGATGGAAAAGGAACTTCAGTACCTCCAGGGCGCTGTGGACGAGCCGAAGCGTCCCCTTGCTGCGATCGTCGGTGGCTCCAAGGTGAGTTCCAAGATCGGTGTGCTTGAGGC
Coding sequences within:
- a CDS encoding universal stress protein, encoding MFETVLFPIEQRNQALEIVKKVISFAEEHASRLSRLSLVGVQDAAEGGLSESLVQLLQRTLTAVEHVGVPCAVVERPACSALEICSLATELNVDVIVMGLQGLNPAQDMDSTALKVIEHSACPVLVVP
- the pgk gene encoding phosphoglycerate kinase, whose translation is MAKRSLASLNAGDLKGKRVLVRVDFNVPLDDSGAITDDTRIRAALPTIQDLISKGAKVILSAHFGRPKGEVKESMRLTPVAARLSDLLSKTVTKTDSCIGADAESKVSAMNDGDVVLLENVRFFAEEEKNEPGFAEKLASLADVYVNDAFGAAHRAHASTEGVTKYLKPAVAGFLMEKELQYLQGAVDEPKRPLAAIVGGSKVSSKIGVLEALIDKCDKVLIGGGMIFTFYKARGLSVGKSLVEEDKLELAKELEAKAKAKGVELLLPTDVVLADNFAPDANSQIADVTAIPDGWMGLDIGPDAIKVFQAALADCQTVIWNGPMGVFEFDKFATGTNAIATTLAELSGKGCCTIIGGGDSVAAVEKAGLAEKMSHISTGGGASLELLEGKVLPGVAALDDAA